The Microscilla marina ATCC 23134 genome includes a window with the following:
- a CDS encoding TolC family protein: MHKYLYIGWVLLLTCFNTNAQTDTAWSAFRLPPLAALTEAAINSSPQVKYQQSIILRDKANIKERKKRWMNKVFMDAGYSYTNNFSVTNINSNTGNVETLALKNGGNYRAGFTLRFSLFDFSGAKHVTQVAIQEKNASENQLLSIEREIVWQVTELYKNLELAQTLLHIKSEKMQTLALQRQVAEKEFTQGQIKIAELSRIIELTSNAHQEFEQGKNSYEKAYLKLEQFVGKPLNSF, translated from the coding sequence ATGCACAAGTATTTATACATCGGATGGGTCTTATTATTGACTTGCTTCAACACCAATGCACAAACAGACACCGCGTGGTCAGCTTTTCGCTTACCACCACTGGCAGCGTTAACTGAAGCAGCAATCAACAGTTCTCCACAGGTAAAATATCAGCAATCAATCATTCTCCGTGACAAAGCCAATATCAAAGAAAGAAAAAAGCGATGGATGAATAAAGTGTTTATGGATGCGGGGTATAGCTACACCAACAACTTTTCGGTCACTAATATTAACTCTAATACGGGCAATGTGGAAACACTTGCCTTGAAAAACGGAGGGAATTACCGCGCCGGCTTTACTCTCAGATTCTCTTTATTTGACTTTTCAGGAGCAAAACATGTCACTCAAGTGGCTATTCAAGAGAAAAATGCTTCAGAAAACCAACTACTTTCTATTGAAAGAGAAATTGTATGGCAAGTAACAGAACTATACAAAAACCTGGAATTAGCCCAAACTTTGCTACATATTAAAAGTGAAAAGATGCAAACACTTGCTTTACAGCGACAAGTAGCCGAGAAAGAGTTTACCCAGGGGCAAATCAAAATAGCTGAGCTAAGCCGAATCATCGAGCTCACCTCCAACGCCCATCAGGAGTTTGAACAAGGAAAAAACAGCTATGAAAAAGCCTACTTAAAGCTGGAACAATTTGTTGGTAAGCCATTAAACAGTTTCTAA